Proteins from a genomic interval of Rhizobium rhododendri:
- a CDS encoding amidase, which yields MSLENIHFQSLTSVAKQIESGAVSPVAVAEAILSRIEKYDPGLKSYTTVTADLALRQAKAAETEIAKGIYRGPMHGIPIAVKDLCFTKGITTTGGMKIYEDFKPDYDATVVTKLAEAGAVLLGKLHMTEGATIEHHPDMPEPVNPWKKDLWTGVSSSGSGVSTAAGLTYAAIGSDTGGSIRFPSACNALTGIKPTWGLISRYGIFDLAATFDHLGPMARSAADAAAMLQALAGWDRNDTTTLRAPVPNYLEALDGIYGARGIKIGLDWDYVAPDADPVTIGLLKDAITVLEEIGALTQNVKFPAIDTLLTYAMSMTMMEMAAAHEKTYPSQASRYGGWISQGMEAGRSANPVDIGKGVIERYKFRGAIVSMSEAIDVFVMPVFGRGTPTWEEVRAAVAIDFNIIGKFTTPFNASGVPTVTLPCGFTDDGRPVAFQLAGIHGSEAMLLKVAHAYQQATDWHTRRPTGF from the coding sequence ATGTCCCTCGAAAACATCCATTTCCAGTCCCTGACATCCGTAGCCAAGCAGATCGAAAGCGGCGCCGTTTCGCCGGTGGCCGTCGCCGAGGCGATCCTTTCGCGCATCGAGAAATACGACCCCGGCCTGAAGAGCTACACCACCGTCACCGCCGATCTGGCCTTGCGTCAAGCCAAAGCCGCGGAAACAGAAATTGCCAAGGGCATCTATCGCGGCCCGATGCACGGCATCCCGATCGCCGTCAAAGACCTGTGCTTCACCAAGGGCATCACCACGACCGGCGGCATGAAAATCTACGAGGATTTCAAGCCGGATTACGACGCCACGGTGGTGACCAAACTGGCCGAGGCCGGCGCCGTCCTGCTCGGCAAGCTGCACATGACCGAGGGCGCGACGATCGAGCACCATCCGGACATGCCCGAGCCGGTCAATCCCTGGAAAAAAGACCTTTGGACCGGCGTCTCCTCCTCCGGCTCCGGCGTCTCGACGGCGGCCGGCCTCACCTATGCGGCGATCGGCTCCGACACCGGCGGCTCGATCCGCTTTCCCTCGGCCTGCAACGCACTGACCGGCATCAAGCCGACCTGGGGCCTGATCAGCCGCTACGGCATTTTCGATCTTGCCGCCACCTTCGACCATCTTGGCCCGATGGCCCGTTCAGCCGCGGACGCCGCCGCCATGCTGCAGGCGCTCGCCGGCTGGGACAGGAACGACACGACCACCTTGAGGGCGCCGGTTCCCAACTACCTCGAAGCGCTCGACGGCATTTATGGCGCTCGCGGCATCAAGATCGGCCTCGACTGGGATTATGTTGCGCCAGATGCTGATCCGGTAACGATCGGCCTGCTGAAGGACGCCATCACTGTCCTCGAGGAGATCGGCGCGCTGACCCAAAACGTCAAATTCCCGGCGATCGACACGCTGCTGACCTACGCCATGTCGATGACTATGATGGAAATGGCAGCGGCCCACGAAAAAACCTATCCGTCGCAGGCATCGCGCTATGGCGGCTGGATCAGCCAGGGCATGGAGGCCGGCCGCAGCGCCAACCCGGTCGATATCGGCAAGGGCGTCATCGAGCGCTACAAATTCCGCGGCGCCATCGTCAGCATGTCCGAAGCTATCGATGTCTTCGTCATGCCGGTCTTCGGCCGCGGCACGCCGACCTGGGAAGAAGTCCGGGCGGCCGTCGCCATCGATTTCAACATCATCGGCAAATTCACCACGCCGTTCAACGCCAGCGGCGTACCGACCGTGACGCTGCCCTGCGGCTTCACCGATGATGGACGTCCCGTTGCCTTCCAGCTGGCCGGCATCCACGGGTCCGAGGCGATGCTGCTGAAAGTCGCGCACGCATATCAGCAGGCGACCGACTGGCACACTCGCCGCCCGACGGGGTTTTGA
- a CDS encoding ABC transporter substrate-binding protein, with amino-acid sequence MTPLRMRGLFKSAAFAAFAAMAAAGFTAPASAETVLRVAMTAADIPDYTGAPDQGYEGYRFAGYTLFDALALWDLSSSDKAADIKPGLATSWTIDPANSKRWIYKLRQGVKYHDGCDWNADSAIWNFDRVRDPKSPQFNPRHVGQMGTYVANIASVDKIDDYTIAINTKVANSLFPYEMAMYYMISNCAVTADKNDYKAYAAAPSGTGPYKFSSVSPHERLELVKNDKYWDPARVPKHDRLVLLPMPEASTRAAALLSGQVDFVEAPSPDTIPRLKGAGMQIVTVPYPHNWDYMFRMDVPPFNNLKVRQAANYAVNRQDMVDMLQGVATAATQTLIPSQAWYGKPVTYDYDPDKAKALLKEAGCSPCKIKVGISTSGSGQMQPLPMNELVKEQLDEAGFEVELVPMDWNALIGVFLSGAKGTEYNAINFSMAPIDPVQGILKKWMTSYAPPNCCNWGFYSNPAVDKLGAEATAEFDPAKRDALLTQMNEAVVADASELYIVHDLNPRALSPKLSGFVQAQSWFQDLTPIVVAP; translated from the coding sequence ATGACACCACTGAGAATGCGAGGCCTTTTCAAATCGGCTGCCTTTGCAGCCTTTGCAGCGATGGCTGCCGCCGGCTTTACCGCCCCGGCATCGGCGGAAACGGTGCTGCGCGTCGCCATGACGGCAGCCGACATTCCCGATTACACGGGCGCCCCGGACCAAGGTTATGAAGGCTATCGCTTTGCCGGCTACACGCTCTTTGATGCGCTGGCGCTCTGGGATCTGTCGAGCTCCGACAAGGCGGCCGATATCAAGCCCGGTCTCGCCACCTCCTGGACGATTGACCCCGCCAACAGCAAGCGCTGGATCTACAAGCTTCGCCAGGGCGTCAAATATCATGACGGCTGCGACTGGAACGCCGATTCCGCCATCTGGAATTTCGACCGCGTCCGCGATCCGAAATCGCCGCAGTTCAACCCGCGCCATGTCGGCCAGATGGGCACCTATGTCGCCAACATCGCCAGCGTCGACAAGATCGACGACTACACCATCGCCATCAACACCAAGGTCGCCAACTCGCTGTTTCCCTACGAAATGGCGATGTATTACATGATTTCCAATTGTGCGGTCACCGCCGACAAGAATGATTACAAGGCCTATGCGGCAGCCCCTTCCGGCACAGGGCCCTACAAGTTCAGCTCCGTCAGTCCGCACGAGCGGCTGGAACTTGTGAAGAACGACAAATATTGGGACCCCGCCCGCGTGCCAAAACATGACCGGCTGGTGCTGCTGCCGATGCCAGAGGCCTCGACCCGCGCGGCCGCCCTGCTCTCCGGCCAGGTCGACTTCGTCGAGGCGCCGTCGCCCGACACCATTCCGCGCCTGAAGGGCGCCGGCATGCAGATCGTCACGGTGCCCTATCCGCACAACTGGGACTACATGTTCCGCATGGACGTCCCGCCGTTCAACAATCTTAAGGTTCGTCAGGCAGCCAACTATGCCGTCAACCGTCAGGACATGGTCGACATGCTGCAGGGCGTGGCCACCGCCGCGACGCAGACGCTGATCCCGTCGCAAGCGTGGTACGGCAAGCCGGTCACCTATGACTATGATCCGGACAAGGCCAAGGCGCTGCTGAAGGAAGCCGGCTGCTCCCCGTGCAAGATCAAGGTCGGTATCTCGACCTCGGGCTCCGGTCAGATGCAGCCGCTGCCGATGAACGAACTGGTCAAGGAGCAGCTCGACGAGGCCGGCTTCGAGGTCGAACTGGTGCCGATGGACTGGAATGCGTTGATCGGCGTCTTCCTGTCCGGCGCCAAGGGCACCGAATACAATGCCATCAATTTCTCGATGGCGCCGATCGATCCGGTGCAGGGCATCCTGAAGAAATGGATGACCAGCTACGCGCCACCGAACTGCTGCAACTGGGGCTTCTACTCCAATCCAGCCGTCGACAAGCTCGGCGCAGAGGCGACGGCCGAATTCGATCCGGCCAAGCGCGACGCCCTGCTGACCCAGATGAACGAAGCCGTCGTCGCCGACGCTTCAGAACTCTATATCGTCCACGACCTCAACCCGCGCGCCCTGTCGCCAAAACTTTCCGGCTTCGTCCAGGCCCAGAGCTGGTTTCAGGACCTGACGCCGATCGTCGTAGCCCCCTGA
- a CDS encoding MarR family winged helix-turn-helix transcriptional regulator yields the protein MAPIRLKDQLAYMIASVNRQLEQELEERLRPGGVPIEQFRILEVLDASEPCAMGEIAGLSLIEPPTLTKIIDKMVAEGLVYRAPDPNDRRRVLILTAPGGKTLFKRLRGVSTAQEQRIVELLESDRAAELRNLLRELIQ from the coding sequence ATGGCTCCAATTCGTCTGAAGGACCAGCTGGCCTATATGATCGCCAGTGTCAATCGCCAGCTTGAGCAGGAACTCGAAGAGCGGCTGCGCCCGGGCGGCGTGCCGATCGAGCAGTTTCGCATTCTCGAGGTGCTGGATGCCAGCGAACCTTGTGCCATGGGCGAAATCGCCGGCCTGTCACTGATTGAGCCGCCGACGCTGACTAAGATCATCGACAAGATGGTGGCCGAAGGACTGGTCTATCGCGCGCCGGACCCGAACGATCGCCGCCGCGTGCTGATCCTGACGGCGCCGGGCGGCAAGACGCTGTTCAAGCGGCTGCGGGGGGTCTCAACGGCCCAGGAGCAGCGGATCGTCGAATTGCTGGAATCCGACCGGGCGGCAGAACTGCGCAACCTGCTGCGAGAATTGATCCAGTAA
- a CDS encoding ABC transporter permease: MSDIPIHSMPVTVAPAAKPVHVRGYWGSVWNRLRYDYVTLFCLLVILLVVLSAIFAPWLAPMDPDKSSMAHRLKAIGTKNYLLGTDEQGRDMLSRILYGGRVSLTMGIVPVLFATTIGGLFGVIAGYFGGKVNMVIMRTMDVFFAFPSVLLAVAISGSLGGGLTNQLLTLTVVLIPPLCRVAETATSQVRTMDFVDAARASGASTVSILFTHVLINVMSPVMVYASTLVSVSIILASGLSFLGLGVSPPTADWGLMLSTLRQSIYVQPLVAAVPGVAILITSIAFNLVSDGLRQAMDVKA; encoded by the coding sequence ATGTCCGATATCCCGATCCACTCCATGCCCGTGACCGTCGCCCCTGCAGCGAAGCCCGTCCATGTCCGCGGCTACTGGGGCAGTGTCTGGAACCGCCTGCGCTACGATTACGTCACGCTGTTCTGTCTGCTCGTCATCCTGCTGGTCGTGCTGTCGGCGATCTTTGCCCCGTGGCTGGCGCCGATGGATCCGGACAAATCGAGCATGGCCCACCGCCTGAAGGCGATTGGCACCAAGAACTATCTGCTCGGCACCGACGAGCAGGGCCGCGACATGCTCAGCCGTATTCTCTATGGTGGCCGCGTGTCGCTGACGATGGGCATTGTCCCGGTGCTGTTTGCCACCACCATCGGCGGCCTGTTCGGCGTCATCGCCGGCTATTTCGGCGGCAAGGTCAACATGGTGATCATGCGCACCATGGACGTGTTTTTCGCCTTTCCTTCGGTATTGCTTGCCGTCGCCATCTCCGGCAGCCTTGGCGGCGGCCTGACCAATCAGCTTTTGACGCTGACCGTGGTGCTGATCCCGCCGCTCTGTCGCGTCGCCGAAACCGCCACCAGCCAGGTGCGGACCATGGATTTCGTCGATGCGGCCCGCGCCAGCGGTGCCTCGACGGTATCGATTCTGTTCACCCATGTGCTGATCAACGTCATGTCACCGGTCATGGTCTATGCCTCGACGCTGGTGTCGGTGTCGATCATTCTGGCATCGGGCCTATCCTTCCTCGGTCTCGGCGTCTCGCCGCCGACCGCCGACTGGGGCCTGATGCTGTCGACGCTGCGCCAGTCGATCTATGTTCAGCCGCTGGTGGCCGCCGTCCCCGGCGTCGCCATCCTCATCACCTCGATCGCCTTCAACCTGGTCAGCGACGGTCTGCGCCAGGCGATGGACGTCAAAGCCTGA
- a CDS encoding ABC transporter ATP-binding protein, whose product MDDMMFSNRPLPDAQQIAPFVHVDDLRVRFVSRDATVKAVNGVSFDLARGEVLCVIGESGSGKSVMMRSLLRLHAKKRTVIEGTMTVGEHNITDVSDKTMSQLRGSTISMIFQEPMTALDPLYTIGDQIAETVMRHENIGKQAAWARALELLELVRVPSPEGRLRAYPHELSGGLRQRAMIAVALSCRPSLLLADEPTTALDASVQIQVLVLLRKLQREMGMSMIFVTHDLGVAAQIADKVAVMYAGRIIEYGEARDVLLHPMHPYTKAMLASTVKDQARGEPLEAIGGTPPDLRALPEGCSFAPRCAYAGPDCTIAMPPPLTDAAGHMARCFKVGVAGERLFFDPKIVEPPLAMGQL is encoded by the coding sequence ATGGATGACATGATGTTCTCAAACCGCCCACTGCCCGATGCGCAACAGATCGCGCCGTTCGTGCATGTCGACGACCTGCGCGTCCGGTTCGTCAGCCGCGACGCCACGGTCAAGGCGGTCAACGGCGTCTCCTTCGATTTGGCGCGCGGCGAGGTGCTATGCGTCATCGGCGAGTCCGGCTCCGGAAAATCGGTGATGATGCGCTCGCTGCTGCGGCTGCATGCCAAGAAGCGCACGGTGATCGAAGGCACGATGACGGTCGGCGAGCACAACATCACCGATGTCAGCGACAAGACCATGTCGCAGCTGCGCGGCTCGACCATCTCGATGATTTTCCAGGAGCCGATGACGGCGCTCGACCCGCTCTACACGATCGGCGACCAGATCGCCGAAACGGTGATGCGGCATGAAAATATCGGCAAGCAAGCTGCCTGGGCGCGGGCGCTGGAGCTGCTCGAGCTAGTGCGCGTGCCATCGCCGGAGGGACGGCTGCGCGCCTATCCGCATGAGCTTTCCGGCGGGCTCCGGCAACGGGCAATGATCGCCGTGGCGCTGTCGTGCCGCCCGAGCCTGCTGCTCGCCGATGAGCCGACAACGGCGCTCGATGCCTCGGTGCAGATCCAGGTGCTGGTGCTGCTGCGCAAGCTGCAGCGCGAGATGGGCATGTCGATGATCTTCGTCACCCACGATCTCGGCGTCGCCGCGCAGATCGCCGACAAGGTGGCGGTGATGTATGCCGGCCGGATCATCGAATATGGCGAGGCGCGCGATGTGCTGCTGCACCCGATGCACCCCTACACCAAGGCGATGCTGGCCTCGACGGTCAAGGATCAGGCGCGCGGCGAACCGCTCGAGGCAATCGGCGGCACGCCGCCGGACCTGCGCGCCCTGCCGGAGGGCTGCAGCTTTGCGCCGCGCTGCGCCTATGCCGGCCCGGACTGCACCATCGCGATGCCGCCGCCTCTCACCGACGCTGCCGGCCACATGGCCCGCTGCTTCAAGGTCGGCGTCGCCGGCGAACGGCTGTTCTTCGATCCGAAAATCGTCGAGCCCCCGTTGGCCATGGGGCAGCTATAG
- a CDS encoding amidase: MTVTDLHYASLLEVSALIASHDLSPVTLTEAMLARIETVDPALNSYLSIAADSAMADAAVAKAEIDSGRYRGPLHGVPIAIKDLFHTKGVASTFGSLAYKDFVSDKDATIVHRLKTAGAIILGRLHLHEGAFGEHHPALGRCLNPWNSDYWPGGSSSGSGAATAAGLCFASLGTDTGGSIRFPSAANGVTGLKPTWGRTSRYGVFPLADSLDTIGPMARSAADAAAMFNAFAGPDPMDPTSVSAPTPDYLAALDGVRGARGFSIGVDEAYLETGVDDETIAAIMDVIAVFADLGAIIVPVKVPDRRAATSAQMIITDAESASFHQPVFEADKALFGPQLAAALERGFAYSPIDMAKAYITQDRFKGELARMFVGIDALISPVYPFIGARYDEMDAHLKNLHGFLGYTAPFNIAGSPSVTMPCGLSAVGMPLGVQLIGPHLSEAELLKAAHAYQQATDWHTRRPPLS, translated from the coding sequence TTGACCGTCACCGACCTGCACTATGCCTCCCTTCTCGAGGTCTCCGCCCTGATCGCCAGCCACGACCTGTCCCCGGTCACGCTCACCGAGGCGATGCTGGCGCGCATCGAAACCGTCGATCCGGCGCTGAATTCCTATCTCTCCATTGCAGCCGACAGCGCTATGGCGGACGCAGCTGTGGCCAAGGCGGAGATCGATTCCGGCCGCTACCGCGGCCCCCTGCATGGCGTGCCGATTGCCATAAAAGACCTGTTCCACACCAAGGGCGTCGCCTCGACTTTTGGCTCGCTCGCCTACAAGGATTTCGTCTCGGACAAGGACGCCACCATCGTCCACCGCCTGAAAACAGCCGGCGCCATCATCCTTGGCCGACTGCATCTGCACGAAGGCGCCTTCGGCGAGCATCACCCAGCGCTCGGTCGCTGCCTCAATCCGTGGAACAGCGACTATTGGCCAGGCGGCTCGTCCTCCGGCTCGGGGGCGGCGACGGCGGCGGGCCTGTGCTTTGCCAGCCTCGGCACCGACACCGGCGGCTCGATCCGCTTTCCCTCGGCCGCCAACGGCGTCACCGGCCTCAAACCGACCTGGGGCCGCACCAGCCGCTACGGCGTCTTTCCATTGGCTGATTCGCTCGACACCATCGGCCCGATGGCCCGCAGCGCTGCCGACGCCGCAGCGATGTTCAACGCCTTTGCCGGCCCCGACCCGATGGACCCGACGAGCGTGTCGGCCCCGACGCCCGACTATCTGGCCGCGCTCGACGGGGTGCGCGGCGCCCGCGGTTTTAGCATCGGCGTCGACGAGGCTTATCTCGAAACTGGCGTCGATGACGAGACGATCGCCGCGATCATGGACGTGATCGCCGTCTTTGCCGATCTGGGCGCCATCATCGTCCCCGTCAAGGTCCCGGACCGCAGGGCCGCGACGTCGGCGCAGATGATCATCACCGATGCCGAAAGCGCCAGCTTTCACCAGCCGGTCTTTGAAGCGGACAAGGCACTGTTCGGCCCGCAGCTTGCCGCCGCCCTCGAGCGCGGCTTCGCCTACAGCCCGATCGACATGGCCAAGGCCTACATCACCCAGGACCGTTTCAAGGGCGAACTGGCGCGTATGTTCGTCGGCATCGATGCGCTGATCTCGCCGGTCTATCCCTTTATCGGCGCGCGCTACGACGAAATGGACGCCCATCTGAAGAATTTGCACGGTTTCCTCGGCTACACTGCGCCGTTCAACATCGCCGGCAGCCCCAGCGTCACCATGCCCTGCGGCCTGTCGGCTGTCGGCATGCCGCTCGGCGTGCAGCTGATCGGCCCGCATCTCTCGGAAGCCGAATTGCTGAAGGCTGCCCATGCCTACCAGCAGGCCACCGACTGGCACACCCGCCGCCCGCCGCTTTCCTGA
- a CDS encoding amidase produces MTVSKPLHLLSIAEAGAALRAGTLTSRQLTEDALATIRATDPDIHAFVLVTTERALADADRADANFAQGLDHGPMHGIPYGLKDLYDTAGIRTTCHSNLLRDNVPKSDCAVQEKLSAGGGVLLGKLGTFEFAIGGPSFDLPFPPARNPWNLDHFTGGSSSGSAAAVAAGMMRMAMGSDTGGSIRGPAAFCGVVGLKATYGRVSRRGAFPLAYSLDHCGPLSWSVEDAALTMQVIAGYDPRDPASANVPVPDFCAPLSQGIAGLRIGYTRKFFIDNPSLTKEATDALDAAAQQMSALGAIVEEVDMPPFEQFDACNRVILFAEAYAIHESDLKTRPYAYGRYAYQQLISGAVLSASDLVQAQRLRRELTAAVNGLLKTHDALLAPNALTTAGPFSAFGPDAGRWAGILTGPFNVTGHPALALPIGFGADGLPLSAQIIGRPFDEPTILRIGAAYEAVAGVTERRPAQFQPARAA; encoded by the coding sequence ATGACCGTTTCCAAGCCGCTCCACCTTTTATCCATCGCCGAAGCCGGCGCCGCGTTGCGCGCCGGAACGCTGACCTCGCGCCAGCTCACCGAAGATGCCCTGGCAACGATCAGGGCCACAGACCCCGACATTCATGCTTTCGTTCTGGTCACGACCGAGCGCGCCCTTGCCGATGCCGACAGGGCCGACGCCAATTTCGCCCAGGGTCTCGACCATGGCCCGATGCACGGTATCCCCTACGGCCTGAAGGATCTCTACGATACCGCCGGCATCCGCACCACCTGCCATTCCAACCTGTTGCGCGACAACGTGCCAAAATCCGATTGCGCCGTGCAGGAAAAACTTTCGGCCGGCGGCGGCGTGCTGCTCGGCAAGCTTGGCACCTTCGAATTCGCCATTGGCGGCCCGAGTTTCGACCTGCCCTTCCCGCCTGCCCGCAACCCCTGGAATCTCGATCATTTCACCGGCGGCTCCTCCTCCGGTTCGGCCGCGGCCGTCGCCGCCGGAATGATGCGCATGGCGATGGGCTCCGACACCGGCGGCTCGATCCGCGGGCCGGCCGCCTTTTGCGGCGTCGTCGGTCTCAAGGCGACCTATGGCCGCGTCTCGCGCCGCGGCGCCTTTCCGCTCGCCTATTCGCTTGACCATTGCGGCCCGCTGTCCTGGTCGGTCGAGGATGCCGCACTCACCATGCAGGTGATTGCCGGTTACGACCCGCGAGACCCGGCCTCGGCCAATGTCCCTGTCCCAGATTTTTGCGCGCCGCTCAGCCAGGGTATTGCCGGCCTTAGGATCGGCTATACCCGGAAATTTTTTATCGACAATCCGTCGCTCACCAAGGAGGCGACCGACGCCCTCGACGCGGCAGCTCAACAGATGTCAGCCCTCGGCGCCATCGTCGAGGAGGTCGACATGCCGCCCTTCGAGCAGTTCGACGCCTGCAACCGTGTCATCCTGTTTGCCGAAGCCTACGCCATCCACGAATCCGACCTGAAAACCCGGCCCTATGCCTATGGCCGCTACGCCTATCAGCAGCTGATTTCAGGCGCCGTGCTGTCTGCCTCCGACTTGGTGCAGGCCCAGCGCCTGCGCCGCGAATTGACCGCGGCCGTCAACGGTCTGCTGAAAACCCACGACGCACTGCTCGCCCCGAACGCCCTGACGACAGCCGGCCCTTTTTCCGCCTTCGGCCCCGACGCCGGCCGCTGGGCCGGCATTTTGACCGGCCCGTTCAACGTCACCGGCCACCCCGCCCTGGCCCTGCCGATCGGCTTTGGTGCCGACGGCCTGCCGCTCAGCGCCCAGATCATCGGCCGCCCCTTCGACGAGCCGACGATCTTGCGCATCGGCGCCGCCTACGAGGCGGTTGCCGGCGTCACCGAGCGCCGCCCGGCCCAATTCCAACCGGCCAGGGCCGCCTGA
- a CDS encoding ABC transporter permease codes for MWLYALRRLVLTIPILFGVTVICFALVHIAPGDPIQNLLSPTASAADAARLRAAYGLDQPIPIQYLIWIGKVFVGDLGQSIANNSPVSGEVVRAFFNTLTIALISVVLAFILSMVLGVIAAYKAGTWVDKLITAVAVFGISVPTFWLGVVLVILFAVNLFWLPATGMGASGSENFSYLRWADFKFAIMPIIALALPPLGIMTRTTRSSLAEILNQDFIQTLRAKGMSEFQIMRHAVRNIMPQAVAMLGLQLGYLIGGSVLVETVFTWPGTGFLLNKAILTRDIPLLQGTILVLATAFVLINLVVDLAQSVIDPRIKRS; via the coding sequence ATGTGGCTCTACGCGCTTCGGCGCCTCGTCCTGACCATACCGATATTGTTCGGCGTCACGGTCATCTGCTTCGCCCTGGTCCATATCGCCCCTGGCGATCCGATCCAGAACCTGCTGTCGCCGACGGCCTCTGCCGCCGATGCAGCCCGGCTGCGCGCCGCCTACGGTCTCGACCAGCCGATCCCCATTCAATATCTGATCTGGATCGGTAAAGTCTTTGTCGGCGATCTTGGCCAGTCGATCGCCAACAATTCGCCGGTCTCGGGCGAGGTCGTGCGGGCCTTTTTCAACACGCTGACCATCGCGCTGATTTCGGTGGTGCTGGCTTTCATCCTGTCAATGGTTCTCGGCGTCATTGCCGCCTACAAGGCCGGCACCTGGGTCGACAAGCTGATCACGGCGGTGGCCGTATTCGGCATCAGCGTGCCGACCTTCTGGCTCGGCGTCGTGCTGGTCATCCTGTTTGCCGTCAATCTCTTCTGGCTGCCGGCGACCGGCATGGGCGCCAGCGGCTCGGAGAATTTCAGCTATCTGCGCTGGGCCGATTTCAAGTTCGCGATCATGCCGATCATCGCGCTGGCGCTGCCGCCGCTCGGCATCATGACGCGCACGACGCGCTCGTCGCTGGCCGAAATCCTCAACCAGGATTTCATCCAGACCTTGCGCGCCAAGGGCATGAGCGAATTCCAGATCATGCGCCATGCGGTGCGCAACATCATGCCGCAGGCGGTTGCCATGCTCGGTCTGCAGCTCGGCTACCTGATTGGCGGCTCAGTGCTGGTGGAAACGGTGTTCACGTGGCCAGGCACCGGCTTTCTGCTCAACAAGGCGATCCTCACCCGCGACATTCCGCTGCTGCAGGGGACGATCCTGGTGCTGGCCACCGCCTTCGTGCTGATCAATCTCGTCGTCGACCTCGCCCAGTCGGTAATCGATCCGCGCATCAAGCGAAGCTGA
- a CDS encoding ABC transporter ATP-binding protein, protein MTDLILAPAPAPVDPRDRGGPAQPMLIVENFKKYFPIRAGLLSRKVGEVKAVDDISFYVLKGETLGIVGESGCGKSTLARLLMYLIDRDEGHLILDGDPVGEARGVPLNGLRRSLQMVFQDSYSSLNPRLPIETSIAYGPKVQGASAKDAKDQARALLQKVGLKPNLFGQRYPHELSGGQKQRVNIARALALDPRLLILDEAVSALDKSVEAQVLNLLADLKGQLNLTYIFISHDLHVVRYISDRVLVMYLGQVVEIGPVGMIYEDPKHPYTQALLECRLSMDPDERVEQAPLAGDPPNPVNPPSGCRFHTRCRYVEDVCVSTMPDLGNVLQATPERHLAACHMVHAGSGHSRAPAMADA, encoded by the coding sequence ATGACCGATCTGATCCTTGCTCCCGCTCCGGCGCCCGTCGATCCGCGTGATCGCGGTGGTCCGGCGCAGCCGATGCTGATTGTCGAGAATTTCAAGAAGTATTTTCCGATCCGGGCCGGGCTGCTCAGCCGCAAGGTCGGCGAGGTCAAGGCCGTCGACGACATCTCCTTCTATGTGCTGAAGGGCGAGACGCTCGGCATCGTCGGTGAATCCGGTTGCGGGAAGTCAACCCTGGCGCGGCTGCTGATGTATCTGATCGACCGCGATGAAGGCCATCTCATTCTCGATGGCGACCCGGTCGGCGAAGCGCGCGGCGTGCCGCTCAACGGCCTGCGTCGTTCGCTGCAGATGGTGTTCCAGGACAGCTATTCGTCGCTCAATCCGCGGCTGCCGATCGAGACCTCGATCGCCTATGGGCCAAAAGTGCAGGGCGCCTCCGCCAAGGATGCCAAGGACCAGGCACGGGCCTTGCTGCAGAAGGTCGGGCTGAAACCGAACCTGTTCGGCCAGCGCTATCCGCACGAACTGTCCGGCGGCCAGAAGCAGCGCGTCAACATAGCCCGGGCGCTGGCGCTCGATCCCCGCCTGCTGATCCTCGACGAGGCGGTGTCGGCGCTTGACAAATCGGTCGAGGCGCAGGTGCTCAACCTGCTCGCCGACCTCAAGGGGCAACTGAACCTCACCTATATTTTCATCTCCCACGACCTGCATGTGGTGCGTTACATCTCGGACCGGGTGCTGGTGATGTATCTCGGCCAGGTGGTCGAGATCGGTCCGGTCGGGATGATCTACGAGGACCCGAAACACCCCTATACCCAGGCGCTGCTCGAATGCCGGCTGAGCATGGATCCGGACGAGCGCGTCGAGCAGGCGCCCCTCGCCGGCGATCCGCCCAATCCGGTCAATCCGCCGTCGGGCTGCCGCTTCCACACTCGCTGCCGCTATGTCGAAGATGTCTGCGTCTCGACCATGCCTGATCTCGGCAATGTGCTCCAGGCCACCCCCGAACGGCACTTGGCCGCCTGCCATATGGTGCATGCCGGTTCGGGCCACAGCCGTGCGCCCGCAATGGCCGATGCCTGA